A single genomic interval of Nocardioides nitrophenolicus harbors:
- a CDS encoding DUF4097 family beta strand repeat-containing protein: MTDHEPLRQVLETPGPVRLHVENGRGRIVVRAADQATTEVTLAGARAAEVRVTQDGRRIGVHAPKQRNGVFARADELDIEVVVPLDSDLIARSGSASITASGRLMTARVKSASGEVVLDQARTVVVDTGSGDVSVAEVDGDVRVRTGSGAVDLGRVAQAASVSTGSGDVCLGQALGTAIVKTGSGDLEVGESVADLTSKTGSGDVVVRTARRGRILIKGASTRVRVGIPAGTPVWTDVTTVTGRVSSTLPPVGRPEPGADHVELRATTVSGDISLVPA; encoded by the coding sequence ATGACCGACCACGAGCCCCTCCGCCAGGTCCTCGAGACCCCCGGACCGGTCCGCCTGCACGTCGAGAACGGCCGCGGTCGGATCGTCGTCCGGGCCGCCGACCAGGCGACGACCGAGGTGACCCTCGCCGGCGCGCGTGCGGCCGAGGTCCGGGTCACCCAGGACGGCCGTCGGATCGGCGTGCACGCCCCGAAGCAGCGCAATGGCGTCTTCGCCCGTGCTGATGAGCTCGACATCGAGGTCGTCGTGCCGCTCGACAGCGACCTGATCGCCCGCAGTGGCAGCGCGAGCATCACCGCCAGTGGCCGGCTGATGACAGCCCGGGTCAAGAGCGCGTCCGGCGAGGTGGTCCTCGACCAGGCGAGGACCGTGGTCGTCGACACCGGCTCGGGTGACGTCAGCGTCGCCGAGGTCGACGGCGACGTCCGGGTCCGCACCGGCTCCGGCGCCGTCGACCTGGGCCGGGTCGCCCAGGCCGCGTCCGTGTCCACCGGCTCCGGCGACGTCTGCCTCGGCCAAGCGCTTGGTACGGCGATCGTGAAGACCGGTTCGGGCGACCTCGAGGTGGGTGAGTCCGTGGCCGACCTGACCAGCAAGACCGGCTCCGGCGACGTCGTCGTCCGTACGGCGCGCCGCGGTCGGATCCTGATCAAGGGCGCCTCGACCCGGGTCCGCGTCGGAATCCCCGCGGGTACGCCGGTCTGGACCGACGTCACGACCGTCACCGGCCGGGTCAGCTCCACCCTGCCGCCGGTCGGCCGGCCGGAGCCGGGTGCCGACCACGTCGAGCTGCGCGCCACCACCGTCTCGGGCGACATCTCCCTCGTTCCCGCCTGA
- a CDS encoding toxin-antitoxin system HicB family antitoxin yields the protein MDIGPYVESLRRDLLAAAESAGEQAREVAERLGYALDPAVRLAVMEAISQAAAEITAAMPSGGVDVRLDGRDLDFVVTPGEPNGPVGPAAPELVTGPVPAEPPAEDEGQARVSLRLPESLKARADEAAAQAGQSLNTWLVTLIRSATSERALPVDVDLSSRPFGADFPFGGQPGGKPGADRRLTGWL from the coding sequence ATGGACATCGGGCCGTACGTCGAGAGCCTCCGCCGCGACCTCCTCGCCGCCGCCGAGAGCGCGGGGGAGCAGGCGCGGGAGGTGGCCGAGCGGTTGGGCTACGCGCTGGATCCCGCGGTACGGCTCGCCGTGATGGAGGCGATCAGCCAGGCGGCCGCGGAGATCACGGCCGCGATGCCGAGCGGCGGCGTCGATGTCCGGCTCGACGGTCGCGACCTCGACTTCGTGGTGACGCCGGGTGAGCCGAACGGGCCGGTGGGTCCGGCGGCGCCGGAGCTGGTGACCGGCCCGGTGCCGGCCGAGCCGCCCGCCGAGGACGAGGGGCAGGCGCGGGTGAGCCTGCGGCTCCCGGAGTCGCTCAAGGCCCGCGCCGACGAGGCCGCGGCCCAGGCCGGCCAGTCGCTCAACACCTGGCTGGTCACTCTGATCCGCAGCGCGACGAGTGAGCGCGCCCTCCCGGTCGACGTCGACCTGTCCAGTCGGCCGTTCGGCGCCGACTTCCCGTTCGGCGGTCAGCCCGGCGGCAAGCCGGGTGCCGACCGCCGTCTCACCGGCTGGCTCTGA
- a CDS encoding TetR/AcrR family transcriptional regulator, with product MTRETAPARRMRVREDPAVRRQAILDSAATLFARRGFAETTVRHIADEAEIQSGSLYHYFPSKDALLEAVLREFLADLASATEAIVDADVAPRQRVGDLVRHAFGLIAERPAWVLTYQNEFLRVVDEPDFAFVAEQSAAIEAGWVRALRASAIAGDFAVDVPVDVRYRLLRDATWTAVRWYRAGEASDAATLAEQYLAVLYH from the coding sequence GTGACCCGTGAGACCGCTCCGGCGCGCCGGATGCGGGTGCGCGAGGACCCCGCCGTACGCCGGCAGGCGATCCTCGACAGCGCCGCGACCCTGTTCGCGCGGCGCGGGTTCGCGGAGACGACGGTGCGGCACATCGCCGACGAGGCCGAGATCCAGTCGGGCAGCCTGTACCACTACTTCCCCTCCAAGGACGCGCTCCTGGAGGCGGTGCTCCGGGAGTTCCTGGCCGACCTGGCGTCCGCGACCGAGGCGATCGTGGACGCGGACGTCGCGCCACGACAGCGGGTCGGCGACCTGGTGCGGCACGCCTTCGGACTGATCGCCGAGCGTCCCGCCTGGGTGCTGACCTACCAGAACGAGTTCCTGCGCGTGGTCGACGAGCCCGACTTCGCCTTCGTCGCCGAGCAGAGCGCGGCTATCGAGGCGGGCTGGGTGCGGGCACTGCGCGCGAGCGCCATCGCCGGGGACTTCGCGGTCGACGTACCTGTCGACGTGCGCTACCGACTGCTGCGCGACGCGACCTGGACCGCGGTGCGGTGGTATCGCGCCGGCGAGGCGAGCGATGCGGCCACCCTCGCCGAGCAGTACCTCGCGGTCCTCTACCACTAG
- a CDS encoding SDR family NAD(P)-dependent oxidoreductase, whose amino-acid sequence MEQRVSIVTGGAGGIGGAISRALGARGDHVVLNDLDPAAADATASGIRAEGGTCTVITGDITDDETVAAVTTAAAGISGTIDVLVNNVGDFRPASRDLAHSTPEQWQRLYEVNLRHVIAMTYAVLPHLGPGSAIVNVSTVEAYRGIPASAPYSAFKAGVSAFTKSMAVELGPRGVRVNAIAPDLTDTAQTSSAAMLRGRDEELVPLWLPLGRFAEAEDHAGVVDFLTSDAARFVTGHTIPVDGGTLAASGWFRRHDGKGWTNMPDRP is encoded by the coding sequence ATGGAACAGCGGGTCAGCATCGTCACCGGCGGTGCCGGGGGCATCGGCGGCGCGATCTCGCGTGCGCTGGGGGCGCGGGGCGACCACGTCGTCCTCAACGACCTCGACCCGGCGGCCGCCGACGCCACGGCGTCGGGCATCCGCGCGGAGGGCGGGACGTGCACCGTCATCACCGGCGACATCACCGACGACGAGACCGTCGCCGCGGTCACGACCGCGGCCGCCGGGATCAGCGGCACGATCGACGTCCTGGTCAACAACGTCGGCGACTTCCGCCCTGCCTCGCGCGACCTCGCGCACAGCACCCCCGAGCAGTGGCAGCGTCTCTACGAGGTCAACCTGCGCCACGTCATCGCCATGACGTACGCCGTGCTGCCGCACCTCGGGCCGGGCTCGGCGATCGTCAACGTCTCGACGGTGGAGGCCTACCGCGGCATCCCGGCCAGCGCGCCGTACTCCGCCTTCAAGGCCGGTGTCTCCGCCTTCACCAAGAGCATGGCGGTCGAGCTGGGGCCGCGCGGCGTGCGGGTGAACGCCATCGCGCCGGACCTCACCGACACCGCCCAGACCTCCAGCGCGGCGATGCTGCGCGGGCGCGACGAGGAGCTGGTGCCGCTGTGGCTGCCGCTCGGCCGGTTCGCCGAGGCCGAGGACCACGCCGGCGTCGTGGACTTCCTGACCAGCGACGCCGCCCGCTTCGTCACGGGGCACACGATCCCCGTCGACGGAGGCACCCTGGCCGCGTCCGGGTGGTTCCGGCGCCATGACGGCAAGGGGTGGACGAACATGCCCGACCGGCCCTGA
- a CDS encoding NAD-dependent epimerase/dehydratase family protein, which produces MQRVLVVGGTGLIGSTVATELARRGYDVAVAGRNRPEEGAPAAAHRWVEGDYTSPGWTERLREFDALVFAAAQDIRHVGPHASAETWQDVQTASLPAFFAEARDAGVRRAVLVGSYYHQVLPDLVATNAYVRARAEAERGVLALATPEFAVCAVNPPNVVGVAPGRALHAFAKMVRWARGGLAAKVPDCAPHGGTNYISVHAVAAAVAGAVERGESGRAYLIGDENLSFQSYFQALFDAAGAGRTVAVCDDDHAFLPDDFLVAGKGVTIDYEPDAAERELLGYEGGDLAATLRAMVAAVDALPPRG; this is translated from the coding sequence ATGCAGCGGGTCCTGGTGGTCGGTGGCACCGGCCTGATCGGTTCGACCGTGGCGACCGAGCTCGCCCGGCGTGGGTACGACGTCGCCGTGGCCGGGCGGAACCGGCCTGAGGAGGGTGCGCCCGCCGCGGCCCACCGGTGGGTCGAGGGCGACTACACGAGTCCCGGCTGGACCGAGCGGCTCCGGGAGTTCGACGCGCTCGTGTTCGCCGCCGCCCAGGACATCCGCCACGTCGGCCCGCACGCCTCGGCCGAGACCTGGCAGGACGTGCAGACCGCGAGCCTGCCGGCGTTCTTCGCCGAGGCCCGTGACGCCGGCGTACGACGGGCGGTGCTGGTCGGCAGCTACTACCACCAGGTGCTGCCGGACCTGGTCGCGACCAACGCCTACGTCCGCGCCCGGGCGGAGGCGGAGCGCGGCGTCCTCGCGCTGGCCACCCCCGAGTTCGCGGTGTGCGCGGTCAACCCGCCCAATGTCGTCGGGGTCGCGCCGGGACGCGCGCTCCACGCGTTCGCCAAGATGGTGCGCTGGGCGCGCGGTGGGCTGGCCGCGAAGGTGCCCGACTGTGCGCCCCACGGTGGCACCAACTACATCTCGGTGCACGCCGTCGCCGCCGCCGTCGCGGGCGCCGTCGAGCGCGGCGAGTCCGGCCGCGCGTACCTCATCGGCGACGAGAACCTCAGCTTCCAGTCCTACTTCCAGGCCCTCTTCGACGCCGCCGGCGCCGGGCGCACCGTCGCCGTCTGCGACGACGACCACGCGTTCCTGCCCGACGACTTCCTGGTCGCCGGCAAGGGTGTGACGATCGACTACGAGCCGGACGCCGCCGAGCGGGAGCTGCTGGGCTACGAGGGCGGCGACCTCGCGGCGACGCTGCGCGCGATGGTCGCCGCGGTCGACGCGCTGCCGCCCCGCGGCTAG